A stretch of Nitrospirota bacterium DNA encodes these proteins:
- a CDS encoding sulfite exporter TauE/SafE family protein → MWPVILFIFTFFLGILAVVAGVGGGVLFVPIVSSFFPFNLDFVRGAGLLVALTGALSAGPGLLKRGLADLRLALPMALIASTCSIFGAMVGLALPTNVVQTALGATIIMIVIIMATAKRSDFPEVKEADTLSSVLRITGIYYEESAGKQINWQIHRTPLGLSLFIVIGFMAGMFGLGAGWANVPVLNLLLGAPLKISVATSVFLLSITDTAAAWVYINKGAVLPLIAVPSVAGMMLGTRIGVRILARAKPKAVKWMVVTILFLAGFRALLKGLGIWG, encoded by the coding sequence ATGTGGCCGGTAATCCTGTTTATCTTTACCTTTTTCCTTGGTATCCTGGCAGTTGTTGCAGGTGTTGGAGGAGGGGTGCTGTTTGTTCCCATAGTAAGCAGCTTTTTTCCCTTTAATCTTGATTTTGTAAGAGGTGCCGGCCTGCTGGTGGCCCTTACCGGGGCACTCTCTGCAGGTCCCGGATTGCTCAAGCGCGGACTCGCAGATCTCAGACTCGCGCTCCCCATGGCCCTTATAGCCTCTACATGCTCAATCTTTGGCGCAATGGTGGGCCTTGCACTCCCTACGAATGTAGTCCAGACCGCACTCGGGGCCACGATCATAATGATCGTCATCATTATGGCTACAGCCAAGCGCTCGGATTTTCCGGAAGTTAAAGAGGCTGATACACTCTCTTCAGTCCTCAGGATAACAGGTATTTATTACGAGGAGTCTGCCGGCAAGCAGATTAACTGGCAGATTCACAGAACACCACTTGGTCTTTCACTCTTTATAGTAATAGGCTTTATGGCAGGCATGTTCGGCCTCGGTGCCGGATGGGCAAACGTACCCGTCCTTAATCTGCTCCTCGGCGCACCACTGAAAATCTCCGTGGCAACAAGTGTATTTCTGCTCTCCATAACTGATACAGCAGCAGCATGGGTATACATTAACAAGGGTGCGGTGCTACCATTAATTGCCGTACCATCAGTTGCCGGCATGATGCTCGGCACGAGAATAGGTGTAAGGATACTGGCAAGGGCAAAGCCCAAGGCAGTAAAATGGATGGTGGTAACCATTCTCTTCCTTGCCGGATTCAGAGCACTCTTAAAAGGTCTTGGAATATGGGGGTGA
- a CDS encoding SLC13 family permease: MLTMDMILVMGVIVAAVFLFIVEWVRVDVVALIVMVTLPLLGLVSGNEAFMGLSSNAVISIIAVIIIGAGLDGTGIMNKVAKPITRLAGNSESRLITLVSATVAVISSFMQNIGAVALFLPATQRVSKKMNVPPSRILIPMGYLGIIGGCLTLVGSSPLILLNDLLIPNNLEPFGLFDVTPIGIALVIAALLYFVLFGRFILPSRGLATEGAEGDVDFGKIYHAASGLFELKVPDDCRVCSHTLEDMAIRPDYLVTVVAVAKHAEERKIFAPTRTMKLSPGNDIAVVGAKDNVERFAQDFGLKLKDKLETFEDDLSDNNAGMVEVIVTPRSALEGKTLREVHFREKYQVNPIAIRKGQRVFYGGLSDIPLQSGDMMFLQGLWEKFAILKDSKDLSFITPFEAEVMKTHKAKAALFCFAVALVLVVSGSVKLSVALMTGAVGMILTGVLSVDEAYNAVDWRTVFLLGGLIPLGVATEKTGAAAYIATQILSLIGDVSPIVLLTVIGLLTSAFTLVVSNVGATVLLVPLAINMAMGGGVDPRMAALTVAVAASNTFVLPTHQVNAYIMGPGEYKTVDYIKAGSVMTILFLVVMIGTMYVFYGITT, encoded by the coding sequence ATGCTCACAATGGACATGATTCTGGTAATGGGTGTTATAGTAGCCGCAGTTTTTCTATTTATTGTTGAATGGGTCAGGGTGGACGTAGTAGCCCTGATCGTGATGGTGACCTTACCGCTTTTGGGACTGGTGAGCGGAAACGAGGCCTTTATGGGCCTGAGCAGTAATGCCGTTATCTCTATTATTGCCGTGATAATAATAGGGGCCGGTCTGGACGGGACCGGCATAATGAACAAGGTGGCAAAACCGATTACCCGGCTTGCCGGCAATAGTGAATCCCGGCTGATAACGCTTGTCTCTGCCACAGTTGCCGTAATTTCTTCATTTATGCAGAACATTGGAGCTGTTGCCCTCTTTCTGCCGGCAACCCAGAGGGTAAGCAAAAAGATGAATGTTCCCCCTTCGAGGATTCTCATTCCCATGGGGTATCTTGGTATTATAGGTGGATGTCTTACCCTTGTGGGGTCAAGTCCCCTGATCCTTTTAAACGATCTTCTCATCCCGAATAATCTTGAGCCGTTCGGGCTTTTTGATGTTACCCCGATAGGGATCGCACTTGTTATAGCAGCCTTGCTCTATTTTGTCCTGTTCGGCAGGTTTATACTCCCAAGCAGGGGGTTGGCAACCGAAGGGGCTGAAGGGGATGTTGATTTCGGCAAAATATATCATGCGGCGAGCGGATTGTTTGAGCTGAAGGTTCCTGATGACTGCCGTGTTTGCAGTCATACCCTTGAGGATATGGCGATAAGGCCTGATTATCTTGTAACAGTAGTTGCCGTGGCAAAGCATGCTGAGGAAAGAAAGATATTTGCCCCTACAAGGACCATGAAACTCAGTCCTGGAAATGACATAGCGGTGGTGGGGGCCAAGGATAATGTGGAAAGATTTGCCCAGGACTTCGGGTTGAAACTGAAGGACAAGCTGGAGACTTTTGAAGATGATCTTTCAGACAACAATGCAGGGATGGTGGAGGTGATTGTTACCCCCCGTTCTGCACTTGAGGGGAAGACCCTCCGAGAGGTGCATTTCAGAGAAAAATATCAGGTTAATCCGATTGCTATAAGGAAGGGACAAAGGGTTTTTTACGGAGGCCTTTCAGACATTCCCTTACAGTCAGGAGATATGATGTTCCTGCAGGGGCTCTGGGAGAAGTTTGCAATTCTGAAGGACTCAAAAGACCTGTCCTTTATAACTCCGTTTGAAGCAGAAGTGATGAAGACTCACAAGGCAAAGGCCGCCCTGTTCTGCTTTGCAGTTGCACTCGTCCTTGTTGTCTCAGGTAGTGTGAAGCTCTCAGTAGCTTTGATGACAGGTGCAGTCGGGATGATCCTGACGGGGGTTCTTTCAGTTGACGAGGCATATAATGCCGTGGACTGGAGAACGGTCTTTCTTTTAGGTGGACTGATACCTCTGGGTGTGGCAACCGAGAAGACAGGTGCAGCAGCATACATAGCAACCCAGATACTCTCTCTGATCGGCGATGTTTCGCCAATTGTACTGCTTACAGTTATAGGGCTCCTCACATCGGCATTTACACTTGTTGTTTCCAATGTGGGTGCAACCGTGCTGCTGGTGCCTCTGGCTATCAACATGGCAATGGGTGGAGGTGTGGATCCGAGAATGGCTGCGCTGACCGTGGCTGTGGCGGCGTCAAATACCTTTGTCCTTCCCACACACCAGGTAAACGCTTATATCATGGGACCCGGAGAGTACAAGACGGTTGACTATATAAAGGCCGGCTCTGTTATGACAATCCTGTTCCTTGTAGTCATGATTGGGACAATGTATGTTTTCTATGGAATAACTACATAA
- a CDS encoding DsbC family protein — protein MKKTIVIMMTIFTGLALLFVVETGASAFGGCEQDCGKCHSLTKEEAQETLKQLIPDIHVIGVRMSPSRGLWEVSLETRGKKGIAYMDFSKENVIIGQIVKIKTKKNLTQRRLIELNRVDFAQIPLDDALVMGDPDATYKVVVFDDPDCPFCAKLHKELKEIIEKRKDIAFFIKLFPLKMHKDAYRKAVAIQCSKSLQLLEDAFAKKEIPDPECKTDIIDKNIQLAEKLGITGTPTIVLENGKVLSGAIKAKQLIELIEKKEDNSGADETKE, from the coding sequence ATGAAAAAAACCATTGTTATAATGATGACTATCTTCACGGGGCTGGCACTACTGTTTGTCGTTGAAACAGGAGCATCAGCCTTTGGTGGATGTGAACAGGACTGCGGAAAGTGTCACTCCCTAACAAAGGAAGAGGCCCAGGAGACATTAAAGCAGCTGATACCTGATATTCATGTCATAGGGGTAAGAATGTCCCCGTCAAGGGGGCTTTGGGAGGTATCCCTGGAGACACGCGGCAAGAAGGGTATCGCCTATATGGACTTCTCAAAAGAAAATGTCATCATTGGACAAATTGTGAAGATAAAAACAAAAAAGAACCTCACCCAAAGACGACTCATAGAGCTTAACAGGGTGGATTTCGCACAGATCCCACTCGATGATGCCCTTGTTATGGGAGACCCGGATGCAACATACAAGGTCGTTGTCTTTGACGACCCTGACTGCCCATTTTGTGCAAAACTCCACAAGGAGCTAAAGGAAATTATTGAAAAGAGAAAAGATATAGCATTTTTTATCAAACTCTTTCCCCTGAAAATGCACAAAGATGCCTACCGGAAGGCTGTGGCCATCCAATGCAGCAAGTCTTTGCAGCTTCTGGAGGATGCCTTTGCAAAAAAAGAGATCCCTGACCCTGAATGCAAGACAGATATTATAGACAAAAATATCCAGCTTGCAGAGAAACTCGGAATAACCGGCACGCCGACCATTGTGCTTGAAAACGGCAAGGTCCTGAGTGGTGCAATAAAGGCAAAGCAGCTTATAGAGCTTATTGAGAAAAAAGAGGACAATTCCGGAGCAGATGAAACAAAGGAGTAG
- a CDS encoding CooT family nickel-binding protein: MCEANAYIYDNGEESLYLENVDILRPEGDKIFMRNLFGEQKEFEGKIKEISLIKHRIVLEKIKT; this comes from the coding sequence ATGTGTGAAGCGAATGCATATATTTATGACAATGGTGAGGAGTCCCTGTATCTTGAAAATGTGGACATACTCAGACCTGAGGGAGACAAGATATTCATGCGCAACCTTTTTGGAGAACAGAAGGAATTTGAAGGAAAAATAAAGGAGATATCGCTTATCAAGCACCGGATTGTACTGGAAAAGATAAAAACCTGA
- a CDS encoding ArsB/NhaD family transporter has product MTHEAAPFVMDATFWTATTIFLLAYALIVSEKIHKTVVAIFGAALMLVLKILEQREAFHVEEFGIDWNVIFLLISMMIIINLMKPTGFFEYIAIKSAKLGKGEPMRIMTIFAVVTAVLSALLDNVTTVLLLAPVTLLIADALEVDPIPFLIAEALASNIGGTATLIGDPPNIMIASKAKLNFMDFIYNLTPAIIVIMAAFLFVLKIMFGKKLHVRPELKQRILEMDENEAIKDPIMLKKSLFVLAIVVVGFVLHGTFNYEPATVALFGAGLLLLLSGTHEPHHVLAEIEWPTIFFFMGLFIIIGGVVKVGLIKWMSIEVLAITHGNMFATSMLIMWFSAFASAFVDNIPYVATMNPLIIDMANQIWPHLQGLKLLHNPELMPVWWSLALGACLGGNGTAIGASANVIVVGLAERAGKKISFIRFMAYGMPVMIITVFISTIYVWLRYYVLKI; this is encoded by the coding sequence ATGACACATGAAGCTGCCCCTTTTGTAATGGATGCAACCTTCTGGACAGCCACTACCATATTTCTCCTTGCCTATGCATTAATTGTCTCGGAAAAGATACATAAGACGGTTGTTGCCATCTTTGGTGCAGCCCTGATGCTTGTGCTCAAGATACTGGAGCAGAGAGAGGCCTTTCATGTTGAAGAGTTCGGCATAGACTGGAATGTCATATTCCTCCTCATCTCGATGATGATAATAATAAACCTCATGAAGCCAACCGGTTTTTTTGAGTACATAGCCATAAAAAGCGCTAAACTGGGAAAGGGTGAGCCCATGAGGATAATGACCATATTCGCTGTTGTTACGGCCGTTCTGAGCGCCCTTCTTGACAATGTCACCACGGTGCTACTGCTTGCCCCGGTCACTCTTCTGATTGCAGACGCCCTTGAGGTCGACCCGATACCCTTTCTGATTGCCGAGGCACTCGCCTCCAATATAGGAGGCACTGCCACACTTATCGGTGACCCGCCCAATATCATGATTGCCTCAAAGGCAAAACTCAATTTCATGGATTTTATCTACAATCTGACACCTGCAATCATTGTAATAATGGCCGCCTTCCTCTTTGTCCTGAAAATAATGTTCGGCAAGAAGCTCCATGTCAGGCCCGAACTTAAACAGAGGATATTGGAAATGGACGAAAACGAGGCTATCAAGGATCCAATCATGCTTAAAAAATCACTCTTCGTCCTCGCAATTGTTGTAGTTGGTTTTGTCCTGCACGGCACGTTTAACTATGAACCGGCCACAGTGGCCCTGTTTGGAGCAGGACTTTTATTGCTGCTATCAGGCACTCATGAACCACACCACGTCCTTGCCGAGATCGAGTGGCCGACCATATTCTTTTTTATGGGTCTCTTTATCATTATCGGGGGCGTTGTCAAGGTCGGGCTTATCAAGTGGATGTCCATAGAGGTGCTTGCAATTACACACGGAAACATGTTTGCCACGAGCATGCTCATAATGTGGTTCTCTGCCTTTGCCTCGGCCTTTGTGGATAACATTCCATACGTTGCAACAATGAATCCCTTAATAATCGATATGGCTAACCAGATATGGCCTCACCTTCAGGGCCTGAAACTCCTGCACAATCCCGAGCTCATGCCCGTCTGGTGGTCTCTCGCACTTGGGGCATGTCTGGGGGGCAATGGCACGGCTATCGGGGCATCTGCAAATGTGATTGTGGTCGGGCTGGCCGAAAGGGCAGGAAAGAAGATATCATTTATCAGGTTTATGGCCTACGGAATGCCCGTTATGATAATAACGGTATTTATATCCACGATTTATGTCTGGCTGAGGTATTATGTACTGAAGATATAG
- a CDS encoding DUF3842 family protein: MRIAVVDGQGGGIGSTVVKRLREEFGTDVEILALGTNSAATSAMMKARANKGATGENAIIRNTGRVDVIVGPLSIVLANGMLGELTPGIAEAIASSTAKKILLPINQEGVEIAGVQREPLPHLIEKVVEYLKPGIRGR; encoded by the coding sequence ATGCGGATTGCCGTAGTAGATGGGCAGGGTGGCGGTATCGGAAGCACGGTTGTAAAGAGGCTGAGGGAAGAATTTGGCACCGATGTAGAGATATTAGCCCTTGGCACAAATTCGGCTGCCACCTCAGCGATGATGAAGGCCCGGGCCAATAAAGGCGCAACAGGTGAAAACGCCATCATCCGCAACACCGGGAGGGTGGATGTAATTGTAGGACCACTCAGTATCGTGCTTGCCAATGGAATGCTTGGGGAACTGACCCCGGGAATTGCAGAGGCCATAGCTTCTTCAACGGCAAAAAAGATACTTCTTCCAATCAATCAGGAAGGCGTTGAGATTGCCGGTGTACAGAGGGAGCCACTTCCACACCTTATAGAAAAGGTGGTAGAATACTTAAAACCCGGAATAAGAGGGAGGTAA
- a CDS encoding universal stress protein, translated as MSTLDSCPVTSLERILLCTDGSEFSEGAIREAISIAKSCKSKLYVISVVEVNPELEAYAPGLVEKIEKDTRKHLEGIKERAEKEGITCETITHEGEEPYRYIVKETSRLKADLIIMGRHGRTGINRLMMGSVTARVIGHADCNVLVVPRAAVFTCKKILIATDGSEFSDKAVEEALDIAAASKSEVVIVSVASGDSDLKEAGMNVRKAQEMADKKGIKVTTEIPVGTVYEMIIDVAEKEKVDLIVVGSHGRTGLKRLLMGSVAERVIGHASCTVLVVK; from the coding sequence ATGAGCACACTTGATTCATGCCCGGTTACAAGCCTTGAAAGAATCCTCTTATGCACAGACGGGTCGGAATTCAGCGAAGGGGCTATCAGGGAGGCTATAAGCATCGCAAAAAGCTGCAAGAGCAAACTGTACGTCATCTCTGTAGTAGAAGTAAATCCTGAACTTGAGGCTTATGCCCCCGGACTTGTAGAAAAGATAGAGAAAGATACGAGAAAACACCTCGAAGGCATAAAAGAAAGGGCTGAAAAAGAGGGAATTACCTGTGAAACAATAACACACGAAGGCGAGGAGCCTTACAGATACATAGTCAAGGAGACGTCCAGACTGAAGGCTGACCTGATCATAATGGGAAGACACGGCAGGACCGGCATTAACAGACTGATGATGGGAAGTGTCACCGCAAGGGTCATTGGACATGCTGACTGCAATGTCCTTGTTGTGCCAAGAGCGGCAGTATTTACGTGTAAAAAGATACTGATTGCTACTGACGGTTCGGAATTCAGCGACAAGGCAGTCGAGGAGGCCCTCGATATTGCGGCGGCAAGTAAGAGTGAAGTTGTCATTGTGTCAGTGGCTTCAGGCGACTCTGACCTCAAGGAAGCCGGGATGAATGTCCGAAAGGCGCAGGAAATGGCCGATAAAAAGGGCATAAAGGTTACAACCGAAATACCCGTGGGAACTGTTTACGAGATGATCATTGATGTTGCTGAAAAAGAAAAGGTTGACCTCATCGTTGTAGGAAGCCACGGCAGAACAGGGCTTAAAAGACTATTGATGGGAAGTGTAGCTGAAAGGGTTATCGGCCACGCCTCATGTACAGTACTGGTAGTTAAGTAA
- a CDS encoding CBS domain-containing protein, whose product MKAKDIMEPVKETLTPETTLKEAVNRMRVARRGDGRVGVKGMIVLDNGKLAGIVSIKDILKAIIPSYMTLTELGEFTWDGMLEQMAKKVAGRKVEEIMTKDVITVSEDSPLMECADLVVKHGLHRLPVLDRDKKVVGMIYIRDLYQAIVQALFEKEDKR is encoded by the coding sequence GTGAAGGCTAAAGACATAATGGAGCCGGTTAAAGAGACCTTGACTCCGGAGACCACACTGAAAGAGGCAGTTAACAGGATGAGGGTTGCCAGGCGGGGAGATGGCCGGGTTGGGGTAAAAGGCATGATAGTACTTGATAATGGAAAGCTTGCAGGTATAGTCTCAATCAAGGATATACTGAAGGCCATTATCCCATCATATATGACCTTGACCGAACTTGGAGAATTCACATGGGACGGGATGCTTGAGCAAATGGCAAAAAAGGTTGCCGGAAGGAAGGTTGAGGAGATAATGACAAAGGATGTGATAACCGTTTCAGAAGACTCCCCGCTCATGGAGTGTGCTGATCTTGTTGTAAAACACGGGCTGCACAGGCTTCCTGTCCTGGATAGGGACAAGAAGGTGGTCGGCATGATATATATACGAGATCTGTACCAGGCAATAGTGCAGGCCCTTTTTGAAAAGGAGGACAAGAGATGA
- a CDS encoding CBS domain-containing protein, translating to MKAKDIMEKVKDYLSPDDTIRNAVNKMRVVKRDDGIVGVKGMIVLDNEGNIMGMVSVKDILKAIIPFYMTMTELGEFTWEGMLAEMTKKVADKKVAEIMMKDVITVSEDAPLMECADLIVKHNLQRVPVLNKEKKVVGIIYVRDLYNAIVKVLLDDKEVQNL from the coding sequence GTGAAGGCAAAGGATATTATGGAGAAGGTAAAGGATTATTTATCTCCTGACGACACCATCAGAAACGCTGTAAACAAGATGAGGGTTGTGAAGAGAGATGATGGCATAGTCGGAGTAAAGGGTATGATAGTGCTCGACAACGAAGGCAACATAATGGGAATGGTTTCAGTTAAGGACATCCTCAAGGCGATCATACCTTTTTATATGACTATGACGGAACTCGGGGAGTTTACCTGGGAGGGTATGCTTGCGGAGATGACCAAGAAGGTTGCCGACAAAAAGGTAGCGGAGATAATGATGAAGGATGTAATAACGGTTTCCGAGGATGCCCCGCTCATGGAGTGTGCTGACCTTATTGTCAAACATAATCTCCAGAGGGTTCCTGTTTTAAACAAGGAGAAGAAAGTCGTTGGAATCATCTATGTGCGGGACCTCTATAATGCAATTGTAAAAGTGCTCCTGGATGACAAGGAGGTACAGAATCTATGA
- a CDS encoding acetolactate synthase large subunit, translated as MKVAELFVTCLEAEGVEYIFGIPGEENLEFLNALASSHIKFILTRDERGAAFMANVYGRLSGRPGVCLSTLGPGATNLITGVADALLDFSPLVAITAQVELSRIHKESHQYIDILSLFAPITKWNTRITMPGTLTEIVRKAFKVSRTEKKGPVHMELPEDVALKHTDARPLPPEEIVYPSPPEALLEKAARLINDAEFPIIIAGNGVVRSGASEALRRFADKSLIGVTTTFMGMGVIASEDESFISTVGLQSRDYISCGFEMADLIITVGYDTVEFLPEYWNPEGNKSIIHVDTTGAEVDSHYSGLEVVGDINKSLDYLTEKITAPKDPSYYNTLRDLVICEDDFPEDGYPLKPIRIVKALRAVLNDDDIVVSDVGAHKIWLARFLRPLRENRVIISNGLSAMGISIPGAIAAKLLYPERKVIAVTGDGGLMMSLGELETAKRLGLDIVIIVFNDKGLGLIEWKELIKYRQEFFTRFGNPDWVKLAEGFGFRGFRIDRDDNLEIILKHAFDEEGPVLIDCPVDYTENLRLTEVLGRIICPM; from the coding sequence ATGAAGGTTGCGGAGCTCTTTGTCACGTGTCTTGAAGCAGAGGGAGTGGAGTACATCTTTGGTATTCCCGGCGAAGAGAACCTCGAGTTCCTCAACGCCCTCGCATCCTCGCATATAAAATTCATACTCACAAGGGACGAGCGGGGCGCAGCCTTTATGGCAAACGTTTATGGCCGGTTGAGCGGCAGGCCGGGGGTCTGTTTGAGTACACTCGGCCCCGGTGCGACAAATCTGATCACAGGTGTTGCCGATGCACTTCTTGACTTCTCACCCCTTGTTGCAATTACTGCCCAGGTAGAGCTGTCAAGGATACATAAGGAGTCACATCAATACATAGATATCCTTTCCCTTTTCGCCCCCATTACCAAATGGAATACAAGGATTACCATGCCCGGGACATTGACCGAGATTGTAAGGAAGGCCTTTAAGGTTTCAAGGACTGAGAAGAAGGGTCCTGTACATATGGAACTCCCTGAGGATGTTGCGCTGAAGCATACAGATGCAAGGCCGCTCCCCCCTGAAGAGATAGTCTATCCATCGCCTCCCGAGGCCTTGCTCGAAAAGGCGGCAAGGCTTATCAATGATGCTGAATTCCCCATTATTATTGCAGGTAATGGAGTTGTGAGGTCAGGGGCATCCGAGGCCTTGAGGAGATTTGCAGATAAATCACTCATAGGTGTAACAACGACTTTTATGGGAATGGGTGTGATTGCCTCAGAGGATGAGTCTTTTATATCAACGGTGGGACTTCAGAGCCGTGACTATATATCCTGCGGGTTTGAGATGGCCGACCTCATAATTACCGTTGGATACGACACGGTAGAGTTCCTCCCGGAATACTGGAACCCTGAGGGAAATAAATCCATTATTCATGTTGACACAACAGGCGCAGAAGTGGACTCTCATTACTCGGGGCTTGAGGTTGTGGGTGACATTAACAAGTCCCTTGATTATCTGACAGAGAAGATAACTGCCCCCAAAGACCCTTCCTATTATAATACGCTGAGGGATCTGGTTATATGCGAGGATGATTTTCCCGAAGACGGATATCCACTGAAACCCATAAGAATAGTTAAGGCATTGAGGGCAGTGCTTAATGATGATGATATTGTAGTCTCGGATGTTGGTGCCCACAAGATATGGCTTGCAAGATTCCTGAGACCCTTGAGGGAAAACAGGGTAATTATTTCAAACGGACTGTCGGCAATGGGTATATCCATCCCCGGGGCGATTGCAGCAAAACTCCTGTATCCTGAAAGAAAAGTGATTGCGGTTACAGGGGATGGCGGATTGATGATGAGCCTTGGCGAGCTTGAGACTGCAAAGAGGCTTGGTCTTGATATTGTTATCATTGTTTTTAATGATAAAGGTTTGGGTCTTATTGAGTGGAAGGAACTGATAAAATACAGGCAGGAGTTTTTTACGAGGTTCGGGAATCCCGACTGGGTTAAGCTGGCTGAGGGTTTTGGTTTCAGGGGTTTCAGGATTGACAGGGATGACAATCTGGAGATTATCCTGAAGCATGCTTTTGACGAAGAAGGGCCTGTGCTGATTGATTGTCCGGTTGATTATACTGAAAACCTCAGACTGACCGAGGTCCTTGGCAGAATAATCTGCCCGATGTAG
- a CDS encoding ArsB/NhaD family transporter: MTHEVAAASQPFVMDTTFWTATTIFLISYVVIISEKVHKTVVALFAASLMLVLKILSQYEAFHVEELGVDWNVIFLLIGMMVIINLMRPTGFFEYIAIKSAKAGKGDPMRIMIIFAVVTAVLSALLDNVTTVLLLAPVTLLIADALEVDPIPFLIVEAIASNIGGTATLIGDPPNIMIASKAKLNFMDFIYNLTPIVIVLMVVLLFVIKLVFGRKLKTREELKQRIMQMNEKEAIKDPLMLKKSLFVLGLVLVGFVFHGTLELQPATVALFGAGLLLLLSGTHEPHHVLAEVEWPTIFFFIGLFILVGGVVKVGLIKWMSLKMLAVTQGNLLATSMIVMWFSAIASAIVDNIPYVATMNPLIIDMAKQMWPQETGLALLRHPDLMPIWWSLALGACLGGNGSPIGASANVIVVGMAEKAGQKISFMRFVAYGFPIMLLTVFISMIYVWLRYYVLNF; this comes from the coding sequence ATGACTCACGAAGTTGCCGCTGCATCCCAGCCCTTTGTAATGGATACAACTTTCTGGACTGCAACAACCATATTCCTGATCTCCTACGTTGTTATAATATCGGAAAAGGTACACAAGACGGTTGTTGCGCTTTTCGCTGCATCGCTGATGCTTGTGTTAAAAATACTTTCGCAGTATGAGGCTTTTCATGTTGAGGAATTAGGGGTAGACTGGAATGTTATCTTCCTGCTTATCGGAATGATGGTAATAATAAACCTTATGCGGCCGACAGGTTTTTTTGAATACATTGCAATAAAAAGTGCTAAGGCCGGTAAGGGTGACCCCATGAGGATAATGATCATATTCGCTGTTGTCACGGCAGTGCTTAGCGCCCTGCTTGACAATGTTACCACAGTGCTCCTGCTTGCCCCGGTTACCCTTCTGATTGCAGATGCCCTTGAGGTTGATCCGATTCCGTTCCTGATTGTTGAGGCTATTGCATCCAATATCGGAGGTACGGCCACACTTATCGGTGACCCACCCAATATCATGATTGCCTCAAAGGCAAAGCTCAATTTCATGGATTTTATCTATAATCTTACGCCGATTGTCATCGTATTGATGGTTGTGCTTCTCTTTGTTATCAAGCTTGTCTTTGGCAGGAAACTGAAGACCAGGGAAGAGCTCAAACAGAGAATAATGCAGATGAACGAGAAAGAGGCGATAAAAGACCCGTTAATGCTCAAAAAGTCTCTCTTCGTCCTCGGTCTCGTACTTGTCGGGTTTGTATTCCATGGAACACTGGAACTGCAGCCTGCCACAGTAGCACTCTTCGGGGCAGGTCTGCTGCTTCTACTGTCAGGCACTCACGAACCACACCACGTCCTTGCCGAAGTCGAGTGGCCTACCATATTTTTCTTTATAGGTCTCTTTATACTCGTTGGCGGGGTGGTAAAGGTTGGACTTATTAAATGGATGTCTTTAAAGATGCTCGCCGTGACACAGGGCAATCTCCTTGCAACAAGCATGATCGTAATGTGGTTCTCTGCCATAGCATCAGCAATCGTTGACAATATCCCCTATGTTGCCACCATGAATCCCCTGATAATCGACATGGCCAAACAGATGTGGCCGCAGGAGACAGGCCTGGCACTCCTCAGGCATCCTGACCTGATGCCTATCTGGTGGTCTCTGGCACTCGGGGCATGTCTTGGAGGTAACGGCTCACCAATCGGTGCCTCGGCAAACGTAATAGTAGTTGGAATGGCCGAAAAGGCAGGGCAAAAGATATCCTTCATGAGATTTGTTGCATACGGCTTCCCGATAATGCTTCTGACCGTGTTTATCTCCATGATATACGTGTGGCTGAGGTACTACGTCCTTAACTTCTGA